From the Rhinoraja longicauda isolate Sanriku21f chromosome 5, sRhiLon1.1, whole genome shotgun sequence genome, the window ATTAGCATTGAACATATTTATCCTCTTTCTCATCAAAACTGCTTTTATTCACCTACATCACCTAtttattctagtttagtttttaaTCTTCCAACAGTGAATGAATTAGCTGGCTCAAAATATGAGCAATGGGTTTTGTAATATCAATGTTTCGATTTTGGATTCAACACTAATTTGGCCTCATTAAATAATTAGTTTGAATTGTATGGCAAAATTGGAAAATTCTCATTTTGTTCAGAGATTGCTGttgcaagagtcaagtgtgtttaatcgTCATTGCATCAGCAGCAAAACAATGACATATTTGTAACAGCATAACAGACCAcacaaaattcaataaatttaGAACCATAATATTAatgcaaaaagcccaaagtccttggtGTAGCCAAGCCTGTTCATTATTCAaaatttagtttgtgtttgtagtgttcaagagtggTGTTGGGAAGAGGCTGTTAACCAGGAGCTTATGATTTTCACTCGTATACTACCTTCCTGGTGGTAGGAAGAAAATTAGATGGCAGCGACTCCTATAGATTCCTTCGATAACAGGGAGGTTAAGACCTGTAATGGACCGGTTCATATCCACCActttttatctcctttgtttatggaTGTTCGACTTACTGTGACAGGCTGTGAAGCAGTCAGTCAATATTCTCTCTACTGTACACTATGGTAGTTCAAGAGAATATTTGTTGATGTACTAAATCTTCGGTGGAGgatgaggtggaggaggaggtagAGGCGTTGTTGGGCTTGCTGATGTGCTGGGCACAGGAGAGACCATCAGAGATGGGCACATCCAGGAACGTTGACTCTCCACTGCTGACCTGTTAATGAAGAAAGGTTTGTAGATCCTAGGCctgttctaaagtcaacaatcagctccttgatctCCTGATATTGAGAGCAAGGTGGTTGTCTGGTACCATTCAATCAGACAATCAACCTCCTGCCTACTCTCTGACTATTTGTCATTTGTCCAACAAAGATGGTGTtatcagcaaatttaaagatggagttggatctGTATCTGGCAACACTGTCATGGGAATAGTAGATCATACATCCTTGAGATGCTCGTGCTGATGGTTGTCAAGGAGGAAGTTTTGTTGCTAAATCGTACTGATTGTGGTTTGTTGAGGAGGCAGTCACGGATCTATTTGCATAGGGATGTGCACCTAGTGCCATGAGCTTGATAACAAATCGAGGGAGTGGTGGTGTTGAACACtgagctgtagtcgatgaacagcagcctgacatGCATGTTCTTATTCAAAGTAATTTAGTACAGAGTGAAATTGCATCATGCATAgatctgttatagagtcatacagtgtggaaactggccccctGGTCcatatataaaaacagggatgtaatgttgaggctctatagggctccggtaaggctgcatttggaatattgtgagcaattttgggcaccatatctgaggaaggatgtgctggctctggagaggtccagaggaggtttacaagaatgaccccaggaatgagtaggttaacctatgatgagcgtttgtcggcactgggcctgcactcgctggagtttagaagaatgaggggggaatctcattgaaacatacagaatagtgaaaggcttggatagagtggatgtggagcggatgttgccgctggtgggagagtctaggactaatcatagcctcagaattaaaggacgctcttttaggaaggagatgaggagaaatttctttagtcagatggtggtgaatctgtggaattctttgccacagaaggctgtggaggccgtcagtggatatttttaaggcagagttgcatggcatccagggagagctatctgactggatacagaattggctttgtGGTTGGAAGTAAACGGTGGTGATGAAAGGCTGTTTTTTGGGCTGGAAGTCTGACTATTGGTGTGCATCAGGGATTGCtcattgtcatctatatcaatgatttgaatgaaaatGCACAAGAcatggtttgcagatgacactaaatgtGGTGGTATCATGGATAGTGaaaatgtaccagcatctgcagttattttcttatactaatggttATCaggaattgcagcaggatcttaatgAGCTGGGGAAGGGGGGCAAGGAATGGTTTCATGCATTCATGAAATAATTCAGCTTTGGAATTTTAATGTAGCACCTGAAGGAAAATGTGCAACAGCCTTCCATGGTTTACAACATACTGTATATAGTTGATTTTGGCTGTTAGTCAGGAAATACACAGATCACCAGTAGATGGTAACAGTATTGCTGCAGTATTGTAGTGAATAGCATCAAAAGCATATGAAAATCACACACAACTAATGAACTAATGAAGAAACAACTAATAATTAATCACTCAAAGTGAAGAGAGGAACCTTGATCTTCCATTTATAGAAATGAACTTGTGTATGTTTGAACCTTAGAATTTAATACTATGAGAGCTCTTTTGTAAATAGCAGCATCCATTAGTTAGTTGTTTGTAACCAGGAGACAGCCTGTAAAGGTCTTTCAAGCTGATAtccattttttaaactttgtacTCTTCAGTAACAAAACAAAGTGGGAAGTTTGTTCATAATTGTACGTACATAATTGCCCAAACATGTGCTGATGGTTAGTCATACAGTACtgaaaataggtccttcagcccatcaggtccacactgaccatcaagctcCCATTTATATTAATTTTACACGcaacattttattctccccatattcccattaACTGCCCTCAACACAAGTTCTATCATCCACCTACACGAGGAccaatttatagcagccaattcacctacaacctgtacatctttgggatgctggaggaaacccatgtagtcaggGAGTATGTGCGAACTGTACACGGATGGCattgaaggtcaggattgaacctgggtcatgagctgtgagacaacagctctcttgaatgcactctgaTATCCAAATAGACCTATTTGGATTCTTGTCCAATTCCTATGGCATCTACTATTTTCTCTGCTAAAAATCCCAATCCTAAGTGAAATTTTGTAGTCATTTTCCATTTCTTGTCCAATTGTTCAGTGACTAATGTAATCCTCTTGTACCCTACTACCAACAATCAACCAACCATACCGCTTTGTTATTCTTCAGTGTTTGAATGCTATATGATTGAGATGCATCCTGCAATGAGTTGTTCACAGCCAGAAAGGAAGTACCAATAAATGATATTGAAAACATCCTTAACCTCAGTTTAAAAGATGATTAATAATTTGACGATGTTAAATTGACATCAAATTTTTCAATTTTCCACCAACATAATAAAATagctgtttttgttttattttttggcTCAGTATTGTgttattaacatttttttttttttttaccttttcAGAATTCAATTCGTCATAACCTTTCGCTGCATAGCAGATTTGTCAGAGTTCAGAATGAAGGTACGGGCAAAAGTTCTTGGTGGATGATCAATCCAGATGGTGGAAAAGGTGGGAAGTCTCCACGAAGGCGTGCAGTTTccatggataataataataaatatgcaAAGAGTAGGGGTAGAGCAGCAAAGAAGAAGGCAGCCCTTCAAGCTGCACAAGAAGCTAATGTGGAAAGCCCATCACAGCACACAAGAAGCCCAACATCTCGCAGCAGTGACGAATTTGATGCATGGACAGACTTTCGTTCTCGTACTAACTCAAATGCCAGTACTTTGAGTGGGCGGCTTTCACCTATATTAGCCAATCCTGAACTGGACAATGTTCCAGATGATGAAGCGGCTCCTTTGTCTCCCATGCTTTACTCTAGTCCATCCAGTGTTTCCCCAACTGCAAGTAAATCGTCCACTGTTGAGCTCCCTCGGTTAACTGACATGGCTGGAACCATGAACTTGAATGATGGATTGACAGAACATTTAATGGATGATTTATTGGACAATATTACGTTAACACCTTCTCAACAGTCATCACCTGGGAGCCTTGTTCAGAGAAGCTCAAGTTTTACTTATGGGTCAAAGAGTTCTGGTTTAGGTTCCCCAAACAGTTTCAGCAATTCCATATTTGGACCACCTGCTTTGAATGCTTTGCGGCAGACCCCCATGCAAACTATTCAAGAAAACAAGCAAGCCACATTTTCTTCCATTTCTCGTTTTGGCAACCAAACGTTACAAGATCTGCTTGCATCTGATTCTCATGGTGACGTTATGATGACTCAGACAGACCCTCTGATGTCTCAGGCGAGTTCTGTAGTGTCTTTACAAAACTCGCATAGAAATCTGATCATTCATAATGATCCAATGATGTCGTCCTTCACTGCCCAGTCTACTCTGGCAAACCATAATCCACTGCATCGCCAGTCTCCACCTCAGACGTCTGCACTTACTGGTGATAGTGCCTTGTCAAACTCCATGAATCATGTAGCATTACCAACAGATTCTAACAATGTCGCCACAAAGCACCAGCTTCAGTCGTCTGTCAATCAGTCTATGGAAATAGGATTGTCTGATACACTTACTGGCCCTTCCTATCCTGGTAGCATGGCTCTTCCACCTATGGGGCAAGACAAGTTTCCCAGTGACCTGGACTTGGATATGTTCAATGGAAGTTTAGACTGTGATGTGGAATCCATCATTCATAATGAACTCATGGACGCTGATGGATTAGATTTTAATTTTGATTCACTTATATCTGCTCAGAGTGTTGTGAACTTGAATGTGGGAACTTTCACTGGTGCTAAACAGACGTCATCGCAGAGCTGGGTTCCAGGCTGAAGTTGCCTTTTAATGGTGGAAGGAGGTGAGTGAAATCTAGGGAGATTTGTAATATAAGTGTCCAGGAGTTTAATAGAATGTAAATGAACATATAGAATTGTGTGCATTTGGAGCACACCAAAGATAAATATAACTTTTTTATTCATTTCCAGCAAAACCCAGTGCTaatgtagctcagcaggtcaagcagcatctgtgggaagaatgGGCAGATGAGGGTTCAGGGTCTAATACGGAACATTCCTAACCTAAGATGTCatctacaggaaggaactgcagatgctggtttatcgaaaccgaaaatagacaccaagctgcagtaactcagcgggtcacacggcatttctggagagaaggaattggtgacgtttcaggtcgagacccttcttcagacatctgtcaAGACGTCATCTGtccgttctctccacagatgccgcctgaccgctgagttcttccagcattttgcgcagGATCTTGTCTCCAAATTCTTGTCTTGACTTTCTATTCATTTTGTGACATGGCAGCATTTATGATCTGCCATTAATTTGCTTTAACTAGTTGACAGTGATGAGATGCCATGTTGATCAATTATATTGTGAGGATAGTCGTACAATATTGGTTAGAGAGCAGCATGAATTAGAGGCATGCTTCTTGAAAGAATGGTGATTTTATTTCTAAGTTGGGATGTTTGGTAATTTGAGGGGAATCTATAGCTGGTGGTGTTCGCATGCCCATGCCACCTTTCCATTGGTTGTTAGAAGTCATCAGTTTTGAAGGTATATCAAGTAACCTTGACGAGGAACTGCAGTGGGTTTTGGACATGGTACATTCAACCGCCatgatgtaataataataataataatatatttattttatatagcgccttaacacatgcacaaagcgctttacaaatacaattaacatagaaacaaacagacaaacagacaaactatcctgacggaaaagcggcgaataatcaacgccagcgtcctctcacgtcagggtccggcagtagacattaaagaacacaagacacacagatacaatgtaCTGGTGTTGGTGGCGGTGCATACTAAACTGTGTGCATGGGCAACCAATTGTGAGCAGCTTTGGCATAGATAAGTTACTTGTGTTGTTGGAACTTCACCCTCGACGTATGCCCTGAAGATATTGCAAAGCTTTGTGGTGTCAGGAGATGAATCACTCTCTGCTGGTTACCTTCCCTGCTCCTGTGGTCACATTGTTAATTTTCATTTTAGTGTCTGCATGGTGATGGCCTCCAGGATATTGATAGTGAGGAACTCGGTGACGGTGATATCAATAAATATCAAGGGTGGACAATCAGTTTGTCATTGAAAATTGGTCATTCACAAGCACTTACTTTACGAAAGCTATTTGATCAGTCCGTACTTGATTGTTCTCCGTGTATCGCTGTCTGCAAGATGCATTGCTTCATTCTCTGAATCATTGTGAATGGAACCTTGCAGTATGTAATTATCAGCAAATTAaagtactatcctacactatcctacacacattagggacaatttacaattaagccaattagtctacaaatctgtgtctttggagcatgggaggaaaccagagctcccggagaaaactcatgcaggcaatggagagaacgtacaaactgcgtacacacAGGCACCCATAATcaagatcgaatccgggtctctgacgttgtaaggcagcaactctaccgttgcgtcaTCATGCCGCCCACAGTGCCCCTTGTATGCAGGTATAAGTTGTTAGAAACTCGCAATATGCCATTATATATATATGGGTAAATTGCATTGGGCAGTGAGGAGGACATGCTacatttatgaatgaatgaataaagttattggccaagtatgtaccttggtgctccgctcgcaagtaacaacacgagcatacattaaacaattaagaataaagcataaaacattaagaatacaacattgcagtttaaacatgtgagtgaaataaaccagagcaaaaagagactacagacttttggttattgaacagagctactcttgcagaaaaaaagctgtttttatgtctggctgaggctgctttgacagtccggagttgccttccagagggaaatgcttcaaagagtttgtggccagcgtGAGAGGTGTCAGAAATGATcttcctgctcgcttcctggcccatgcagtgtacagttcgtcaatggggggaaggttgcagccaacaaccttctcagctgatcgaacgattcgttgcagccgttgcctggtggctgagccaaaccagaccatgacggagaaggtgaggacagactctaagatggcagtatagaattggaccattgttgccagtggcagattgtgtttcctcagctgccgcaggaagtacatcctctgttgggcctttttgaatgtggagtcgatggtggcccctcatttaaggtccttggagatgatggttccaaggaacttgaattactccacagatgtgactgtggtgttgttaatggtgagtggggggatgggagggggagctctcctaaagtctacattcAGTTCCACTGTCATGAGCTTTGAGCTCTAGGTTGTTatgaaggcaccaggatgccagctgtgtcacttcctgtctgtaggcagattcctccctatcctgcatcagtccaatcagggtagtgtcacccgcaaacttaagaagcttgacagaggagtctgtggaggtgcagtcgttggtataGAGAGATTAAAGGAGAAAGGAGAgttcgcagccttgcggtgctcctatgctgagggtctgcgggtccgagatgtttttacccagcctcacatgctgctccttcctgtctgtcaggaagttgatgatcactgacagaggggttcaggcacagtcaactgggagagtttggagtgtaatagctctggcacaatggtgttaaatgctaaagtccacaaaccgaatcctggcataggtcccctggcggtctaggtgctggagaatGAAGTgaaggcctaggttgactgtcatccaccgatctattggtccGGTATGCAAACtgagatgtttttcagctgggccagccgtCTTTCAAAgctcttcatgactacagaggtcagtgcgactggcctgtagtcattaagaccagtgatccttgtctttttgggtacagggacaatagtggagactttgaagcaggcagggacagtacaggtttgcagggacagtacaggtttgcagggacagtacaggtttgcagggacagtacaggtttgcagggacagtacaggtttgcagggacagtacaggtttgcagggacagtacaggtttgcagggacagtacaggtttgcagggacagtacaggtttgcagggacagtacaggtttgcagggacagtacaggtttgcagggactggttgaaaatatcTGTAGACACAGCCAGTTTTTGGCACAGCTTGAGGGTAGTGGGGGAaacttgagggtggagggggagatatTTGTATGGGGCATCTGTGAGAATGAGAGTACAGTACAGTTCTAATATCGATCAAGGAAGAATATTAATACATTAGAAGCAGTTCAGAAAAAAATACTACCTGGAATGAAGAGGTtgtaggggaaaaaaaggttGACAGGCAaactcgtattcactggagtttagaagagagaGGGGCACTTGTTTGAAACATAAGATCCAGTTGGTTATGAAATTACTTTGCTGATTGTTGTAAGCATTTGTTTTTGCTGCTTTATGTACATCTAAATGTCATGTCCTTGCTAGATTGGCATCTCGTCGTTAGATATGCCAATAGCAGTAATGGACCTGGTTTCGGCAGTCTTCACTAATCACATAAATAGACTGAAGAATAGCCTTCGGCATGGGGTGTACAGTTCTGTTGGAATCTGCTGACTGCCACTTCACATTATGGATAATCACCGTTGAGCTTTCTCGTCTACTTTGAATCCTTATTGTCTTGCAAATAACATGATAGAACATTTCTACAAGAATTTGATTACATCAGGAATGTGTGGTGGTTATTTCTACTAGTTGAGATATTAGCAGCAGGTAGTGAGACAGTAAGTTTATTCctagttttgttccctcattatCTGAAAACTATGCTTTCAACTATTTGGCCAACTTGGTCAGTGGTGATATGCACAAGTCACTTTTCTCCATGCATGTTGAAATCTTGCCCTTTGAATACCCTTTGCATCCTTGTCACTATAACACTCCATAATAACTTTGACATTTTATGGGGCCTACTTATCTCTCATCTATATActtcagctcattccaaatactgaATTGATCCAATCACCTATACATTTTAACTTTTCTAATATCTATTGGCTCCAGTCCTACCATTCGTGCATTTTAAATTATCTGTTGGTTTGCCTTTCCTGTGTCTTGTAGTCCTGCAATCTTTATTCCTTCAACTACGACCTCAGCACTTTGCCACATCCCTTGCTTCAGTCATTGAATATATCTTTGAGCGTCTATTTTCTTCATCTCCTTTGAACCCTCATCTAAAGCTCTATCAAAGCTTTTGGATAACCACAAGATTTTCTTTGGCTTATTTTTATATTTCTGTTAACTCATTGAACTTTGTTTTCTTTAAATGCAAGCTGTGAAAGGGATAGGTTTGATCAAAAGCAGTTACCCCATCCCAAACGTTTTTATAGACCCAAGTCAATCAGAATGTCAATCAATATCTACTTAATAACTCCTTGGTATGCTAGTGAATCTTTCATGACATTAGTGGTTTCTCTACATTTTCTCTGTTATCTTTGTATAACTTGCCCACTCATCTTATACACACATTCTCTTTTACTGGTGGTTTGACTCTCAATATTAATTAGAAATTAAATAATATCTTAACTTTTATTTGAACGTATGCTTTTAAATTGATCTGTTCTCTTTCATCTTTAAGTAAAACAATTGTGTAAATCTATTTCaactttatttaaatatatttcctGAGGTTGGGCTCAATGGATCTGTCACTGGAGGCCAAGAAACCCATGTAAAACGATTCTAGACCTGCTGAGCTCGTCTTGTGGGTCCAAAAGGTTAAGTGTGATCATGCATGTGTTGAGCATAATGTGGCCCATTCATTTGTTTTTCAATCAGGTGAGAACTTTTTTTGGGAAGTTCTTGCCTGTGTTCATATGTATTCATTTTTTGGAAAATATGGACTGGCAGTCCTGTATGTAGTCCCCTTTCCTTACACCAATAGTTTTGCCATCTGCTGTTGTTTTTGTTTGCATTCATGACTCCAAGGCAAGTTGGTAACTGGATCCAAATATTGGCTTGGCAATGGGAAATGGAGGGCGATGGAAAAGGCTTGTTTATGCGATTagatgtctgtgaccagtggtgtcccACAAGCATTGGAGCTGAGACCATGATATCTGTAGTATATGTGAATCACCTCTGGGAggtatgatcagcaagtttgcagatgacacaaagattggTATTGATGTGTGGTGgaaaagtctgaagaggggtctcgacccgaaacgtcacccattccttctctcctgagatactgcctgtgccgctgagttactccagcattttgtgtctacctttggtttagttGATAGTATGGGAGGTACTTCTGGGCTGCAGAGCTATCAAGGGTGTTGATGAAATGGGCTTAAAATGGcacatggagtttaatccagacaaatgaATTTTTGCATTGTGAGAGTATCAATGAGGCTCAGACCCACACTGAATTGTAGTCTTGAACAGATGTATTGAAGAACAGcaggaccagtgatccttgtagtTAGTATTGTTGGAAAGGTATATGagatactggccttcattagtcatgacaatagacaataggtgcaggagtaggccattcggcccttcgagccagcaccaccattcaatgtgatcatggctgatcattctcaatcagtaccccgttcctgccttctccccataccccctgactctgctatccttaagagctcaatctagttctctcttgaatgtattcagagacttggcctccactgccttctgaggcagtgaattcaacagatttacaactctctgactgaaagtttttcctcatctccgttctaaatggcctaccccttattcttaaactgtggcccctggttctggactcccccaacattgggaacatgttttctgcctcgaacatgtccaaccccttaataatcttatatgttttgataagatccccgctcatccttctaaattccagtgtatacaagcctagccgctccaatctttcaacatacgacagtcccgccattccggtaattaacctagtaaacctacgctgcacgccctcaatagcaagaatatccctcaaatttggagaccaaaactgcacacagtgctccaggtgcggtctcactagggccctgtacaactgcagaaggacctctttgctcctatactcaactcctcttgttatgtaggccaacattcctttggcttccttcactgcctgctgtacctgcatgcttcccttcagtgactgatgcactaggacacccagatcacgttgtacgtcccctacaacacaggaacaggcattTCAGCTCGTGTCTGCACGGACATGATGcgaatttaaactaatcccatctgcctgtccaTATACCTCTGTTCCCTGCTTATGCATGGGACTGTTTAGATCCTCCTTAAACTTTACATTGTGTCTAAACATCTCTTTCTATCTACACCTTTCATGATTTTTAAAATTCTATCAGGGTTGCCCTTCAGCcttcaatgctccagagaaacaatTCAATTTCTCCTTCGAGCTAACActacaatccaggcaacatcctggtaaaccttttctgcacccattTCAAAACCTCTCCCTATTGTGTGGGAACCAGAACTGCAAAGAATGTGGCCCAGCCAAAATGTTATACATcgacaacatgacttcctgatcaCATACCTTTACCACCTATTTAATTGTGTTGCCTCCTTGGTAGAGCTATGGACTaggaccccaagatccttctgaGGGATCTGTACATGAATGCTTTCAAGGGTCCTACCATTTACTATGTACCTACTTCTTGTATTTGACTTTCCAAAACGTGTCACCTTACACTTGTCCATAATGAACTCTATTTTTAGTTTCTCTGTCCAAATTTCCAGCTGATCTACATCCTgttgtatcctttgacaaccaCAGCTCCATCAATTTTTgacacctgcaaacttgctataCAGTCCACCTACAAACTTGATAAACAACTccatcccccattcccaatctgacttttctgtcctgggcctcctccattatcagagtgaggcccagcgcaaattggaggaacagcacctcatatttatcttgagtagtttacaccccagctgtatgaacattgacttctctaacttcagatagtccctgctttccttccctatcccctccccttcccagttcttcaaatagtctttctgtctccgattacattctatctttgtcctgccccctcccctgacatcagtctgaagaaaggtctcgacccgaaatgtcacccattccttctctcccaagatgctgcctgacccgcttagttactccagcattttgtgtctaccttcgattttaaccagcatctgcagtttttttcctacacatcctcccACCTACATTTTCACCCAAATTATTAAAAAATACTGCAAATAAGAGATCTCTGCACTAATTGCtgaacaccactcgtcacagacctccagctagTAAAACATCCCTCAAAAAGTAATTGGGTGtttgtaaagcagagattgacagattcttgattagtaaggatgtcaaaggttatgggggagaaatcaggacaa encodes:
- the LOC144593789 gene encoding forkhead box protein O3-like, with the translated sequence MADSASSSPAHAVGVATLDIDPDFEPQSRPRSCTWPLPRPGDFPGASSQNDVAAEMIPEEEEEEDLDEERGGSGGGGEEAEPLGLKQSVGASSGGPEASPRSPPPSSLSLGGGAGEAPSSSVVSPAAPGPQHRKASSRRNAWGNMSYADLITKAIQSSADKRLTLSQIYDWMVRCVPYFKDKGDSNSSAGWKNSIRHNLSLHSRFVRVQNEGTGKSSWWMINPDGGKGGKSPRRRAVSMDNNNKYAKSRGRAAKKKAALQAAQEANVESPSQHTRSPTSRSSDEFDAWTDFRSRTNSNASTLSGRLSPILANPELDNVPDDEAAPLSPMLYSSPSSVSPTASKSSTVELPRLTDMAGTMNLNDGLTEHLMDDLLDNITLTPSQQSSPGSLVQRSSSFTYGSKSSGLGSPNSFSNSIFGPPALNALRQTPMQTIQENKQATFSSISRFGNQTLQDLLASDSHGDVMMTQTDPLMSQASSVVSLQNSHRNLIIHNDPMMSSFTAQSTLANHNPLHRQSPPQTSALTGDSALSNSMNHVALPTDSNNVATKHQLQSSVNQSMEIGLSDTLTGPSYPGSMALPPMGQDKFPSDLDLDMFNGSLDCDVESIIHNELMDADGLDFNFDSLISAQSVVNLNVGTFTGAKQTSSQSWVPG